The sequence ATAATCGGGTTAAGTTTGGATATCAAATAATTAACATTACTGCTCTTATTTTCTAACCAAACTTGCTTAATCTTATTCCGTACATCTTGCAACGCTTCTTTACTGGGTTTAATCAGTACTTTCCGCCCAATTTTGGTATTTTTATCCTTGTACCATCTGATGTTAAAGCTCAAGAAGTTGAATCCTTCACTCAGATGTACTATGTTAGTTTTAGCTTTGGATAAAGCCAAACCTTTAGATTTCATCCAGTGGGATAGCGTCTCAACCACGCAAGCGGCATCTTCTTGAGTTTTGCAGAAAACCACAAGGTCATCTGCGTAGCGCACGATACCACGATTTCCAATAGTATGACCGTGTTTATCGTATCTAATGCCGAGCGCAGACTCCATACCGTGTAAAGCAATATTCGCAAGCAAAGGCGAGATTATTCCGCCTTGAGGTACACCAGTTTCTGTATCGTTAAAAACGCCCTTGTCTACATATCCAGCCTTTAACCACTGTTGAATTAACTTCTTTGCGGGGAAGTTACCAATGGTTTTAAGTAAAGGGGAGTGAGCGATATTATCAAAACAACCCTCAATATCTGCATCCACAACCCAGCTTTTAGTTGAGTTGGCTTTAGACATTGAATGTATTCTTTCTATCGCATCATGTACGCCTCTACCGGGGCGGAAACCGTAAGATGTTCTCTCGAATTGTGCTTCCCAATAAGGTTCTAAAGCATTTTTCACAATGGCTTGTAAACACCTATCGATGACACAAGGGATTCCGAGGGGACGTTGTTTACCGTTGGATTTACGGATATAAACCCGTTTTACTGGTAGTGGTTTCCAGGGAGGACACCTTGTTAAAATATCAACCAAAGTTCCTCTAGCTCCTGGGGTCAAAACCAGTAATTTATCCACACCCGCAGTTTTCTTACCAGAATTTAATTGCGTGACTCGTCTAACGGAAAGTACTATGTTAGAATAGCTACGCATGAGTAGCTTTTGAAGACTACGAATCTTTTTTAAGTCACCGTCTCTGGTTGCCTTGAAAATTCTTTGTCTAAGTCTGGTGACTACCCGGTTAGCATGTTTCCATTTAATGCTATTCCAGTCGGTAGCCCTCTCGGTTACGTTCACAATTGTAGATTGCACCATAACTTTTCCCGAAAAGTTAACTTTTCTTGTTGCATAGAATTCAAGGGATTCACTCGCTACACGTCAGCACTCTTTCGGGTTAGTCATTAGACCTATCTGCCCAGTTATGATTTCCTGTTTACCGTTGGGCTTGGCAGCATTCGCTTCTTGTAGCGTCTTACACCCACTGTGGAATTAAAAATCGG comes from Rivularia sp. PCC 7116 and encodes:
- the ltrA gene encoding group II intron reverse transcriptase/maturase is translated as MVQSTIVNVTERATDWNSIKWKHANRVVTRLRQRIFKATRDGDLKKIRSLQKLLMRSYSNIVLSVRRVTQLNSGKKTAGVDKLLVLTPGARGTLVDILTRCPPWKPLPVKRVYIRKSNGKQRPLGIPCVIDRCLQAIVKNALEPYWEAQFERTSYGFRPGRGVHDAIERIHSMSKANSTKSWVVDADIEGCFDNIAHSPLLKTIGNFPAKKLIQQWLKAGYVDKGVFNDTETGVPQGGIISPLLANIALHGMESALGIRYDKHGHTIGNRGIVRYADDLVVFCKTQEDAACVVETLSHWMKSKGLALSKAKTNIVHLSEGFNFLSFNIRWYKDKNTKIGRKVLIKPSKEALQDVRNKIKQVWLENKSSNVNYLISKLNPIIRGVANYYRTVVSSHIFHKLDTWMYVRENRYAKRVHPKKSSGWRKHKYWGRLNFDRNDNWVFGEPVAVDGFPGISKLVNPEGDKRTGQYLLKFSWFNIRRHTLVKGDASYDNPDLVKYWESRTKRKSQNLIPSYQKLARKQGYKCCVCGESLFNDEPIQKHHKVPQSRGGKDTYANLELMHYYCHRQVHSVAPGCEDEVFVQDLQELNPVPGSVRIG